In the genome of Methylophaga nitratireducenticrescens, one region contains:
- the msbA gene encoding lipid A export permease/ATP-binding protein MsbA, which yields MKQIVNEMSAVQLYKRLLTYVKPYWMVFAAVILSMLVYAGSETAMAALMKPLMDGSFVEKDPFIIKWIPIALIAIFIVRGIANFLTTYGLGWIARNVIMTLRSEMFDRLLTLPASFYDKSTSGQLMSKLLYDVEQVADAATDAILVLVRDTLTIVGLLAWMIYLNGLLSLIILLTVPFIGLLVYKISSRFRRISKTIQDSMGDVSHTSSEVIEGHREVKTFGSQQYEAKRFDKVNQLNRRQRMKKIATEATSQPIIELIAVLGLAVVIYLATLPQMLDQITVGTFISFITAMFMILTPLKRLTKLNSKLQAGIAAADSVFTMLDQQPEADTGKQQLERARGDIRFQQVGFQYNANSRKVLDDISFEVKAGQTIAFVGHSGSGKTTLVSLLPRFYSPTEGQIFIDEMDISDLQLLDLRKQISLVNQQVILFNDTIANNITYGQKEVVAEERIIAAAKAAHAWEFIQKLPEGLQTEVGQNGVLLSGGQRQRLAIARALLRDTPILILDEATASLDSEAERHIQSALENLMQSRTTLVIAHRLSTIEKADLIVVMHDGRIVETGTHQQLISKGDHYAELHRLQFQQQ from the coding sequence ATGAAACAAATAGTCAATGAGATGAGCGCTGTACAACTGTATAAGCGCCTGCTTACTTATGTAAAACCCTATTGGATGGTATTTGCAGCCGTCATTTTGTCCATGCTGGTTTATGCTGGCAGTGAAACCGCGATGGCTGCTTTGATGAAACCGTTAATGGACGGCAGTTTTGTTGAGAAAGACCCATTTATTATTAAATGGATCCCCATTGCCTTAATCGCTATTTTTATTGTGCGTGGCATTGCAAACTTTCTGACCACCTATGGTTTAGGCTGGATCGCCCGTAATGTGATCATGACCCTGCGATCCGAAATGTTTGACCGTTTGCTGACATTACCTGCCAGCTTTTATGATAAAAGCACTTCCGGGCAGTTGATGTCCAAACTACTGTATGACGTTGAGCAGGTAGCTGATGCAGCCACAGATGCCATCCTGGTATTGGTTCGGGACACCTTGACCATTGTTGGCTTGCTGGCCTGGATGATTTATCTGAATGGCTTGCTTTCGTTAATTATTTTACTAACGGTGCCGTTTATCGGCCTGCTGGTCTACAAAATCAGTTCACGTTTCCGACGCATCAGTAAAACCATTCAGGATTCAATGGGCGATGTCAGCCATACCTCCAGTGAAGTGATTGAAGGCCACCGTGAGGTGAAAACCTTTGGTAGCCAACAATATGAAGCCAAACGGTTTGATAAGGTCAATCAGCTCAACCGTCGTCAGCGAATGAAAAAGATCGCCACTGAAGCGACCAGTCAGCCAATTATCGAATTAATAGCTGTACTTGGACTGGCTGTGGTGATTTATCTGGCCACCCTGCCGCAGATGCTTGATCAGATCACCGTGGGCACCTTTATCTCGTTTATAACGGCGATGTTTATGATCCTGACACCGTTGAAACGCCTGACCAAACTCAACTCCAAACTGCAGGCCGGTATCGCAGCCGCCGATAGTGTATTTACTATGCTGGATCAACAACCGGAAGCAGATACGGGTAAACAGCAACTGGAACGTGCCAGAGGCGACATACGCTTTCAACAGGTTGGTTTTCAGTACAACGCTAACTCTCGAAAGGTTCTGGACGATATCAGTTTTGAGGTAAAAGCCGGTCAAACCATTGCGTTTGTAGGGCATTCCGGAAGCGGCAAAACCACATTGGTCAGTCTGTTACCGCGGTTTTATTCGCCTACAGAGGGTCAGATATTCATTGATGAAATGGATATCAGCGATCTCCAATTGCTGGATTTACGTAAACAGATTTCCTTGGTCAATCAACAGGTTATTCTGTTTAACGATACGATTGCCAATAATATTACTTATGGTCAAAAAGAAGTCGTTGCTGAAGAACGTATTATTGCGGCAGCCAAAGCAGCACATGCCTGGGAGTTTATACAGAAACTACCGGAAGGCCTGCAGACTGAGGTCGGCCAGAATGGCGTTTTATTGTCTGGTGGACAGCGACAACGACTGGCTATTGCCCGGGCACTATTGCGTGACACGCCCATTCTGATTCTCGATGAAGCCACCGCCTCACTGGATTCGGAAGCCGAACGACATATTCAGTCAGCCTTGGAGAATCTGATGCAAAGCCGAACCACATTGGTGATCGCCCATCGACTATCCACTATCGAAAAAGCCGATCTTATTGTGGTGATGCATGATGGGCGAATTGTTGAAACCGGAACCCATCAGCAATTGATCAGTAAGGGTGATCATTACGCAGAACTTCACCGGTTGCAGTTCCAACAACAATAA
- the lpxK gene encoding tetraacyldisaccharide 4'-kinase, with amino-acid sequence MKTDWLINSWYRPSLVSLFLRPVSWLYRLIISLRRQAYRNGLFEQLSLQVPVIVVGNISVGGSGKTPFVIWLTQYLQKQGWHPGIISRGYGGKADHYPCSVHLDSLAAEVGDEPLLIHQRTQCPVVVAPDRVAAGQQLLAENNCNVIISDDGLQHYRLQRDMEIVIIDAKRGLGNKLCLPAGPLREPMSRLETVDFTIYHGASESGLMPMHLHIQQAIPLASNIIHKPLTEFADTPIHAVAGIGHPQRFFDQLQQHGLTIIPHAFTDHHAYTEADFQFAEAYPILMTEKDAVKCHAFATQNMWYVPAEAELSPSLGPEIDKKLREL; translated from the coding sequence ATGAAGACTGATTGGCTAATTAATAGCTGGTACCGACCATCCCTGGTCTCACTGTTCTTACGTCCAGTCAGCTGGTTATATCGACTCATTATCAGTCTAAGACGTCAGGCATATCGAAACGGCTTGTTCGAACAGCTATCACTTCAAGTGCCAGTCATTGTAGTGGGCAATATCAGTGTTGGCGGCAGCGGTAAAACCCCTTTTGTGATCTGGCTGACCCAATATTTACAAAAGCAGGGCTGGCATCCGGGGATTATTAGTCGTGGTTATGGTGGCAAAGCCGATCATTATCCCTGCAGTGTTCACCTAGATAGCCTGGCTGCAGAGGTTGGTGACGAGCCCTTATTAATTCATCAGCGTACACAATGTCCCGTAGTGGTGGCACCGGATCGAGTGGCCGCGGGCCAGCAATTATTGGCAGAAAACAACTGTAATGTGATTATCTCCGACGATGGTTTGCAACATTATCGACTACAGCGTGATATGGAAATTGTCATTATTGATGCCAAACGTGGGCTGGGCAATAAATTATGCTTACCAGCGGGCCCCTTACGTGAGCCAATGTCCCGTCTTGAAACCGTTGATTTTACTATTTACCATGGCGCATCCGAATCCGGGCTAATGCCTATGCATTTGCATATCCAGCAGGCGATCCCGCTAGCAAGTAACATCATCCACAAACCATTAACTGAATTTGCCGACACTCCAATCCATGCTGTCGCCGGAATCGGTCACCCGCAACGTTTTTTTGACCAGTTGCAACAGCACGGTTTAACCATCATTCCCCATGCATTTACTGATCATCATGCCTATACTGAAGCAGATTTCCAGTTTGCTGAGGCCTATCCCATACTGATGACTGAAAAAGATGCGGTAAAATGTCATGCGTTTGCCACCCAAAATATGTGGTATGTACCAGCAGAGGCTGAACTGAGTCCAAGCCTTGGGCCAGAAATCGACAAAAAACTAAGAGAGCTTTGA
- a CDS encoding Trm112 family protein: protein MDKTLLEILACPVCKSSVLYQKQSQELICKACRVAYPIRDEIPVMLIDEARELAAEETY from the coding sequence ATGGATAAAACCTTATTGGAAATACTTGCCTGCCCAGTTTGTAAAAGCAGTGTTCTATATCAGAAACAGTCACAGGAATTAATATGTAAAGCCTGTCGTGTGGCCTATCCTATTCGTGATGAAATCCCGGTGATGTTAATTGATGAAGCACGAGAGCTGGCAGCCGAAGAAACTTACTGA
- the kdsB gene encoding 3-deoxy-manno-octulosonate cytidylyltransferase: MQFKIIIPARFASSRLPGKPLRQIAGKPMIQHVYERALASDASEVIIATDDQRIAEVAKSFGADVCLTRNDHVSGTDRLAEVAQLRAFHGDDLVVNVQGDEPCLPAVLINQVAADLAHHREAAITTLYSPLKDAEQVFDPNIVKVIVDAKGYAMYFSRAPIPWLREHFSNKQASDIDNITMPHLKHVGMYAYRADFLHRYHELPPAPPEQFESLEQLRALYHGNRIHLTEAQVDPGHGVDTEQDLLAVEALFSQ, translated from the coding sequence ATGCAATTTAAAATCATTATTCCTGCCCGCTTTGCTTCAAGCCGGCTGCCAGGGAAACCTTTGCGGCAAATTGCCGGTAAACCAATGATTCAGCATGTCTATGAACGTGCATTAGCCAGTGATGCCAGTGAAGTTATTATCGCAACCGATGATCAACGCATCGCCGAGGTGGCGAAAAGTTTTGGGGCGGATGTCTGCCTGACCCGTAACGATCACGTTTCCGGTACGGATCGTTTAGCAGAAGTTGCTCAGCTAAGAGCATTTCACGGGGATGATTTAGTGGTCAATGTACAGGGAGATGAGCCCTGCTTGCCTGCGGTGTTGATTAATCAGGTGGCGGCTGATCTGGCCCATCATCGGGAAGCAGCAATCACCACGCTTTACAGCCCTTTAAAAGATGCTGAACAGGTATTTGATCCTAACATTGTGAAAGTGATTGTTGATGCCAAAGGCTATGCGATGTATTTCAGTCGCGCTCCAATACCCTGGTTACGTGAACATTTCAGTAACAAACAGGCATCAGACATAGACAACATCACCATGCCACATCTAAAACATGTTGGTATGTATGCCTATCGGGCGGATTTTTTGCATCGTTATCATGAATTACCACCCGCACCACCGGAACAGTTTGAATCACTGGAACAGCTTCGGGCACTTTATCATGGCAATCGGATACATTTAACCGAAGCCCAGGTTGATCCTGGACACGGGGTAGATACAGAACAGGATTTACTGGCCGTAGAGGCCTTGTTCTCTCAGTAA
- a CDS encoding Rne/Rng family ribonuclease, which produces MKRILINATHEEELRVAMVDGQRLFDLDIDTPSREQKKGNIYKGKITRVEPSLEAVFVEYGSERQGFLPLKEISKSYFRQNKDDGDNNGRINVQDVLSVGQELVIQIEKEERGNKGAALTTFISLAGRYLVLMPNSPRAGGISRRIEGDERAELQEALRDLEVPDGMGMIVRTAGVGKQTEELQWDLEYLVQLWTAIDVATKDRNAPFLVYQESNIIIRALRDYLRKDIGEILVDSPEVYQTGYDFMRMVMPHELSKFKLYQDKVPLFTRYQLESQIESAFRHEVRLPSGGALVIDPTEALISIDVNSARANKGGDIEETALNTNLEAAEEIARQLRLRDLGGLVVIDFIDMGPTRNQREVENRLRDHLKSDRARVQIGRISRFGLLEMSRQRLRPALGDAHQEVCPRCAGLGHVRGVESLGLAVLRLVEEEATKDSVSQLVIQLPVSVATFMLNEKRAQIDAIEKRHGVRLVLIPNPHLETPHYDIERIKESNEKKTSSHQLITTPEIEAAVVLKEKPVMEQPAVTGIAPIAPAPIIKPAAAERKPSLLKRLLSVLTGAPVEDPEVGKPASVAKETDEEKETRNQNRRSRGRNNTNRRNNNRPRRPENAASEEGQNTKATEAPAKVAAADEKPAAEAAGDEKTRNPNAKRSRRGGRRRRGRGEGDAAAAGTVATETPETSEKVERPEKGNAIPAPPPEVNGNAIPEPEPEINGNAIPVSTEPEVDGNKIPAKSAPRRSRTSTGASTNNRRRRGAPAKDKENRDAKEVEKNPASTDNETQKVEKPKPVEKPKPTEESPKADAKES; this is translated from the coding sequence ATGAAACGAATTTTAATTAACGCAACACACGAAGAAGAGTTGCGTGTTGCGATGGTCGATGGCCAGCGCTTGTTCGATCTAGATATCGATACTCCTTCCAGAGAACAGAAAAAAGGTAATATTTACAAAGGTAAAATCACTCGTGTAGAACCGAGTCTTGAAGCGGTTTTTGTTGAATACGGTTCTGAACGTCAAGGCTTTCTGCCACTCAAAGAAATCAGTAAAAGCTATTTCCGACAAAATAAAGATGACGGCGACAACAACGGCCGAATCAATGTTCAGGATGTACTTTCAGTTGGCCAGGAACTGGTCATTCAAATCGAAAAAGAAGAACGTGGTAACAAAGGCGCAGCCCTCACCACATTTATCAGCCTGGCCGGTCGTTATCTTGTTTTAATGCCGAATAGCCCGCGTGCTGGTGGAATTTCACGCCGGATTGAAGGCGATGAACGTGCGGAACTGCAAGAAGCCTTGCGCGATCTGGAAGTTCCTGATGGCATGGGCATGATTGTTCGCACCGCCGGCGTTGGAAAACAAACCGAAGAACTGCAGTGGGATCTGGAATATCTTGTCCAGCTCTGGACAGCTATTGATGTCGCCACCAAAGATCGGAATGCACCATTTCTGGTGTATCAGGAAAGCAACATCATTATTCGTGCGTTACGTGACTATTTGCGTAAAGACATTGGTGAAATTCTGGTAGATTCTCCTGAAGTTTATCAAACCGGTTATGATTTCATGCGCATGGTTATGCCGCATGAACTCAGCAAATTCAAGCTGTACCAGGACAAAGTTCCGTTGTTTACTCGTTACCAGCTGGAAAGCCAGATTGAAAGCGCTTTTCGTCATGAAGTGCGACTGCCTTCCGGTGGCGCTCTGGTAATCGACCCCACTGAAGCATTGATCTCAATTGACGTGAACTCGGCGCGTGCCAATAAAGGCGGCGATATTGAGGAAACGGCCCTGAATACCAATCTGGAAGCGGCTGAAGAAATTGCCCGTCAATTACGGTTACGTGATTTGGGTGGACTGGTGGTTATCGACTTTATTGATATGGGACCTACCCGTAATCAGCGTGAGGTGGAAAACCGTCTGCGTGACCATCTCAAATCAGATCGTGCTCGCGTACAGATTGGCCGCATTTCACGGTTTGGTTTGCTGGAAATGTCACGTCAGCGTTTACGCCCGGCGTTGGGAGATGCGCATCAGGAAGTCTGTCCACGTTGTGCCGGTTTAGGCCATGTGCGTGGCGTAGAATCTTTAGGTTTAGCCGTATTACGGCTGGTTGAAGAAGAAGCGACTAAAGACAGCGTCAGCCAGCTGGTGATTCAATTACCAGTCTCTGTAGCGACTTTTATGCTCAATGAAAAGCGTGCTCAGATTGATGCTATTGAAAAACGTCATGGTGTACGTTTGGTGCTGATTCCCAACCCGCATTTGGAAACGCCACACTATGATATCGAACGCATCAAAGAGAGTAACGAGAAAAAGACAAGCAGCCATCAGTTAATAACCACGCCGGAAATTGAAGCAGCGGTAGTACTAAAAGAAAAACCGGTTATGGAGCAGCCCGCTGTCACCGGGATTGCACCTATTGCGCCAGCACCTATTATTAAACCGGCAGCAGCTGAACGTAAGCCGAGCCTGTTAAAACGTCTGTTGAGCGTATTGACCGGTGCACCGGTAGAAGATCCAGAAGTGGGCAAACCTGCTTCTGTCGCTAAAGAAACTGATGAGGAAAAAGAAACCCGTAATCAAAATCGTCGTAGCCGGGGACGAAACAATACTAATCGACGCAATAATAACCGTCCTCGTCGGCCAGAAAATGCTGCTAGCGAAGAGGGGCAAAATACCAAAGCAACGGAAGCACCCGCCAAAGTTGCCGCTGCAGATGAGAAACCTGCAGCTGAGGCTGCGGGAGATGAAAAAACGCGTAACCCTAATGCCAAACGTTCACGCCGGGGTGGACGTCGTCGTCGCGGGCGTGGTGAAGGTGATGCAGCAGCGGCTGGAACAGTCGCGACTGAGACCCCTGAAACCTCTGAAAAAGTGGAACGTCCGGAAAAGGGCAATGCCATTCCGGCACCTCCACCAGAAGTGAATGGTAATGCTATTCCTGAACCTGAACCGGAAATCAATGGCAATGCTATCCCAGTATCCACAGAGCCGGAAGTAGACGGCAACAAAATTCCGGCTAAATCTGCGCCACGTCGTTCGCGTACCAGCACCGGGGCCTCGACTAATAACCGTCGTCGTCGCGGAGCCCCCGCCAAAGATAAAGAAAATCGTGATGCAAAAGAAGTAGAAAAAAATCCTGCTTCGACTGATAATGAGACTCAGAAGGTTGAAAAACCAAAACCAGTTGAAAAACCAAAACCAACTGAAGAGAGTCCTAAAGCAGATGCCAAGGAATCATAA
- the rluC gene encoding 23S rRNA pseudouridine(955/2504/2580) synthase RluC, whose amino-acid sequence MANSPPAAPSVQFIDIRADQAGQRIDNFLITLEKGVPKSRIYRALRKGEVRVNKGRIKQTYRLQAGDQVRVPPLRVSEKVVITELSESLTDALESAILMEDDDILVINKPAGLAVHAGSQIQLGVIEAMRIIRPENRFVELVHRLDRDTSGCLVLAKSRAALLNLQQQMKASETDKRYLTLTRGKWPAQENIVDLALQKNSLSSGERMVVPDINGKKSKTLFEVKQEFSGCQLVTAKLYTGRTHQIRVHSASQSHPVAGDEKYGDREFNKHLRQYGLKRMFLHAWQLSLKHPISDEPLTFNAELPDALKDVLKQLEKQ is encoded by the coding sequence ATGGCGAATTCTCCACCAGCAGCACCAAGCGTTCAATTTATCGATATTCGGGCCGATCAGGCAGGCCAACGTATTGATAATTTTTTGATTACATTGGAAAAAGGTGTTCCGAAAAGCCGGATTTATCGTGCCTTGCGCAAAGGTGAAGTTCGAGTCAATAAAGGTCGCATTAAACAGACCTATCGACTACAAGCTGGTGATCAGGTAAGGGTTCCCCCGCTCAGGGTCAGTGAGAAAGTTGTTATTACCGAGTTATCCGAGTCGCTTACCGATGCGCTTGAAAGCGCAATCCTTATGGAAGATGATGACATACTGGTGATAAACAAACCTGCAGGTCTGGCAGTTCACGCGGGTAGTCAGATCCAATTGGGCGTCATTGAAGCCATGCGCATTATCCGTCCTGAAAATCGCTTTGTTGAATTGGTACACCGCCTGGATCGTGACACTTCAGGTTGTCTGGTACTGGCAAAAAGCCGTGCCGCGCTTTTGAATCTGCAGCAGCAAATGAAAGCCTCTGAAACCGATAAGCGTTATCTTACGTTAACCAGGGGCAAATGGCCTGCTCAGGAAAACATTGTTGATTTGGCATTGCAAAAAAATTCGTTAAGTTCTGGCGAGCGAATGGTTGTACCGGATATTAATGGTAAAAAATCCAAAACCTTATTTGAGGTAAAGCAGGAGTTTTCCGGCTGCCAGCTGGTTACTGCAAAACTCTACACCGGACGTACACATCAGATCCGGGTGCATAGCGCCAGCCAGTCACATCCAGTAGCTGGTGATGAAAAGTACGGCGATCGCGAATTTAACAAACATCTCAGACAATATGGTTTAAAACGCATGTTTCTGCATGCGTGGCAGCTTTCGCTGAAACATCCGATATCTGATGAGCCATTAACATTTAACGCAGAACTGCCAGATGCGCTTAAAGACGTTTTAAAACAATTGGAAAAGCAGTAA
- a CDS encoding HAD-IA family hydrolase → MSPYQMIVFDWDGTLMDSTSHIVFCMREAIHKLQLSPLTDNTISQIIGLGLPEAVHTLYPHSTDADIQRLAMAYREIWLDHPHESPMFDNAVELLHKLANQNIFLGVATGKGRRGLDKVLAATGLADLFTATRCADECHSKPHPQMLEELISFCGIEADATMMIGDTEFDLLMAHNAKAKSVAVTHGAHALERLQACEPLHIVDDLFALDDWLHGNDVRF, encoded by the coding sequence ATGAGTCCATATCAAATGATCGTTTTTGACTGGGATGGCACCCTGATGGATTCCACCAGTCATATCGTTTTCTGTATGCGCGAAGCCATTCATAAACTGCAACTCTCACCATTAACCGATAATACAATCAGTCAGATTATTGGTTTGGGTTTACCAGAAGCCGTCCACACCCTCTATCCGCACAGCACCGATGCAGATATTCAGCGGCTGGCAATGGCTTATCGGGAAATATGGCTGGATCATCCTCATGAGTCACCGATGTTTGATAATGCTGTCGAGTTATTGCACAAACTGGCAAATCAGAATATTTTCCTCGGTGTGGCTACCGGTAAAGGACGTCGCGGTTTGGACAAAGTCCTCGCTGCCACTGGTTTAGCAGATTTATTTACCGCAACGCGTTGCGCTGATGAATGTCATTCCAAACCGCATCCGCAAATGCTTGAAGAATTAATAAGCTTCTGTGGCATTGAAGCAGATGCCACTATGATGATTGGTGATACCGAGTTTGATTTGCTGATGGCCCATAATGCCAAAGCGAAAAGCGTTGCGGTAACACATGGGGCACATGCTCTCGAGAGATTGCAGGCATGTGAGCCACTGCATATTGTGGATGACTTGTTTGCGTTGGATGACTGGTTGCATGGCAACGACGTGCGCTTTTGA
- a CDS encoding S49 family peptidase — protein MATFGDFPPEHKQDPQNTSLQNDQWERKILQDLAFAAIKEQRATRRWGYLFKFLVLLYFVAIFLMTRPFGESDLPSGPHTALVDVSGVIAPDMEASADRVVTGIREAFESPQAKALILRMNTPGGSPVQSGVINDEITRLRATRPDFPVYAVIQDVCASGGYYIAVAANEIYADKASIVGSIGVRMDSFGFTEAMDKLGVERRSLTAGDNKAFLDPFMPMKEKDVEHAHEMLNNIHQQFIDVVKTGRGDRLKDNAEIFSGLFWSGEQALALGLIDGLANSSTVAREVVGAEEIVDYTPRPSYLDRFAGSLGVKISETLLNSQYWNVR, from the coding sequence ATGGCGACTTTTGGCGACTTTCCACCAGAACACAAACAAGATCCACAGAATACTTCACTGCAAAATGACCAGTGGGAACGCAAAATTCTGCAGGATCTCGCGTTTGCTGCCATAAAGGAGCAGCGCGCAACCCGACGTTGGGGATACCTGTTTAAATTTCTGGTATTACTCTATTTCGTGGCTATTTTCCTGATGACTCGACCTTTTGGCGAAAGCGATTTGCCTTCAGGTCCTCATACGGCATTAGTTGATGTGAGTGGTGTGATTGCACCGGATATGGAGGCCAGTGCTGATCGTGTTGTCACCGGCATACGTGAAGCTTTCGAAAGCCCTCAAGCTAAAGCACTAATCCTTCGGATGAACACACCTGGCGGCAGCCCGGTTCAATCTGGTGTAATCAATGATGAAATTACGCGTTTACGGGCGACGCGACCTGATTTTCCGGTTTACGCCGTTATTCAGGATGTCTGTGCTTCCGGTGGGTATTACATCGCCGTGGCAGCGAATGAAATTTATGCCGATAAAGCCAGTATTGTAGGTTCCATTGGCGTTCGTATGGACAGCTTTGGCTTTACTGAAGCGATGGACAAACTGGGTGTGGAAAGACGTTCATTAACCGCTGGTGACAATAAAGCCTTCCTTGATCCATTTATGCCCATGAAAGAAAAAGATGTTGAACATGCTCATGAAATGCTCAACAACATCCATCAACAATTTATCGATGTTGTCAAAACGGGTCGTGGCGATCGTCTAAAAGATAATGCTGAAATTTTCTCTGGATTATTCTGGTCCGGCGAACAAGCCTTAGCATTAGGCCTGATTGATGGGCTAGCCAATAGCAGTACCGTTGCCAGAGAGGTCGTGGGTGCAGAGGAAATTGTCGACTACACTCCCCGTCCCAGTTACCTGGATCGCTTTGCTGGTAGTCTGGGGGTAAAAATCAGTGAAACTCTTCTAAACAGTCAATATTGGAATGTTCGCTAA
- a CDS encoding HDOD domain-containing protein, translating to MALTPLSLVNKSLELVSPPSTYARLDELIQDPNSAMDDISKVINTDPALVTRLLKIVNSPFYGFPSQINTISRAITVIGTRELTNLVLATSVVNAFTGIPKTLMEMNTFWRHSLACAICAKLLAEAAGHKQSEQYLIAGLLHNIGSLVLYQSVPELSGEAIKSARFGHEVIYLAEQRVIGFDHTEAGEALIQAWRLPESLGFVARHHHTPVASGYAPEVCIVHVADVMVSSVPFGHSGDQHVPPLDPVAWEKLGLQPEVIPQLLRRVAIQLEHLTANLL from the coding sequence ATGGCTTTAACACCTCTATCTCTGGTTAATAAATCGCTGGAACTGGTTTCACCACCCAGTACCTATGCCCGGCTTGATGAATTAATTCAAGATCCCAACAGTGCCATGGATGACATCAGTAAAGTTATCAATACCGACCCGGCACTGGTCACACGATTATTGAAGATCGTTAACAGTCCGTTCTATGGTTTTCCCTCACAGATAAATACGATTTCTCGTGCGATTACCGTTATTGGTACACGTGAACTGACCAATCTGGTTCTGGCAACATCGGTAGTCAATGCCTTTACCGGCATTCCAAAAACATTGATGGAGATGAACACTTTCTGGCGACACAGTCTGGCCTGTGCCATCTGCGCCAAATTACTCGCTGAAGCGGCAGGCCATAAGCAAAGTGAGCAATATCTTATTGCCGGTTTGTTACATAACATCGGCAGTTTGGTGCTGTATCAATCAGTGCCTGAGCTGTCTGGCGAAGCAATAAAAAGCGCCAGATTCGGGCATGAAGTCATTTATCTGGCTGAACAGCGGGTGATCGGTTTTGACCACACAGAGGCTGGAGAAGCCTTAATTCAAGCCTGGCGGTTACCGGAATCGCTTGGTTTTGTTGCCAGACATCATCACACTCCGGTTGCTTCAGGCTATGCGCCGGAAGTCTGCATTGTCCACGTCGCTGACGTTATGGTCAGCTCTGTGCCATTTGGTCATAGTGGTGATCAGCATGTGCCCCCATTGGACCCGGTAGCCTGGGAAAAATTGGGATTACAGC